The sequence TTGTAAGTTCTGTATTGCACTTCACGTAAAGAATGCAATTGATGCAGGTGCAACTAAAAAAGAAATACTTGAAGCTTCATTTGTTGCTGGACTTATGGGCGGAGGTCCTAGCATTGCTTACATTAGGCTTGTTTTTGATGCTTGTGAGCAATTTGGAGCAAAATAATTAAGGTAATTTTGTTTATACAGGGGGTGCTTCCCCCTTTATTTATTAATGTTGTATTATTGCAAGAACTTGTAAAAACTAAGATTCCTCACGGATTTACACTAGGTAAAGCAAATGTGTTTAGAATAACCAGGAAGGTGGAAAACGGCGAGATTCTTCCTCGGCAAAAAGGTGCCTCCACTTGACTTCGTCAAGGAAAAGAGTGCAGAATGACACCCACTATGTCATCCTGAGCGGTAGCGAAGGATAACAATCTTTGGTGGAGCATCAAGGAGGACTTTCACCTCATTTAGTATAAAAAAGATGAGATTCTTCATCGCTTATTACGTTTGTTTGTTAGAATCCCCAGGGGATCTTGTTATCAAAAGGGAAGTTATAGTGAAGAAGTATTCTTAAAAAGACTAAAAACCCTTTAAAAAAGGTTTAGTGCGACTTTGCACTGGTAATATTAAAATTTGCACTTGAAAATTTTTCTAATACTCATAAAATAATTTTTGTGGATATAAGAGAGTTTTTTGTATTAAAATTAAAGGAAGCTCTTAAAGAACATGACATAACTCAGAAAGATCTTGCAAAGACTACAGGACTTTCTTCTTCGTATATATCGCAACTTTTACAGGGCAAAAAAACACCCACTATAAAAGTTGTTTCAAAAATTGCCCATGCACTTAACTTACCCACATCCTACTTTTTAGAAGAAAATAATGTAAAAGTTCTTTTTCACCTCGATAAAGATTTAACAGAGGAAGACATCCTTGCAATTGAAGCCTTCGTTGATTACTTAAAGAAAAAGAAAAATGCAAGTAACAAAGCTAATTGAGGATTTTCCAAAAGGTAATCCACCAATACAACTTGATGTTTTTAAAGCTTTAGACCATTACATTGGACTTGAAAATGTTTATGAAATTAGAGGTAGTTTAAACTTCACTGTGATAATGGATGGGACACCATTTATCTTCATTGATAAAAACCTTCCTTATAAAAGAAAGCATTTTATCCTAACACACGAACTCGTAGAATACCTGCTTGAGGTTAATAAGTCTGTTTACTCTATTCAGTACTACCTATACAAAGGAATGGATAAGAAATTTCAATCAAAGATAAATACTATCGTTTCACAACTTTTGATGCCTGAGAATGTGATAAAAAACATTGTGGATAAAACTCTCTTATATGCGGGGCATATAAGTTGCGATTTAATAAATGAACTGTCAGATTTTTTTGCAGTCTCTAAAACGGCAGTTAAGGTGAGATTAAAGAAACTTGGTTATGAGGTGTTAATATGAAAATAGTTTTTATTACAGGTGGAGTGATCTCTTCTCTAGGGAAAGGTCTTGTTGCTTCCTCTCTTGGGCTTTTACTTGAAAGTAGGTTCTACAACGTAAATATTGTAAAAGTCGATCCGTATTTACAAATTGATGCAGGGACAATGTCTCCATACGAGCATGGGGAAGTCTTTGTAACGGAAGATGGGGGAGAAACAGATCTTGATATTGGAAATTATGAAAGATTTTTAAATAAGCATCTTACAAAGGATAATAGTATCACGACAG comes from Caldisericaceae bacterium and encodes:
- a CDS encoding carboxymuconolactone decarboxylase family protein, producing the protein MQKNFDDFMKTAKQIGEVDKGYLDAVMGLIKETEKPGALSTKEKELISIALSVAAHCKFCIALHVKNAIDAGATKKEILEASFVAGLMGGGPSIAYIRLVFDACEQFGAK
- a CDS encoding helix-turn-helix domain-containing protein, with the translated sequence MDIREFFVLKLKEALKEHDITQKDLAKTTGLSSSYISQLLQGKKTPTIKVVSKIAHALNLPTSYFLEENNVKVLFHLDKDLTEEDILAIEAFVDYLKKKKNASNKAN
- a CDS encoding ImmA/IrrE family metallo-endopeptidase, which gives rise to MQVTKLIEDFPKGNPPIQLDVFKALDHYIGLENVYEIRGSLNFTVIMDGTPFIFIDKNLPYKRKHFILTHELVEYLLEVNKSVYSIQYYLYKGMDKKFQSKINTIVSQLLMPENVIKNIVDKTLLYAGHISCDLINELSDFFAVSKTAVKVRLKKLGYEVLI